The DNA sequence AGGCTCTCCACCCCCTTCGGTACTGGGCTTCCCCCGCCAAACTCGGCTGCACAGATAGATGTTCCTCCAACAGAATACAGAAGGCCCAGAAAGGTTCCCGAAATAGCGGCAATTCTTTCTGGTTTTTTCTTCAAGGTTACGGTGTTGCCAAGCATATCGGTGATTGTGACCGGATACCCACTACCCTCCGACACGGTCTCTTTTTGGCCGGCTATCTCGTTCATGCCGCTGCTCTTCATTCCGTCTCCCATACCTTCTCCCATTGAACTTTTTGAACCGGGTTCCGTTTTTTCTTCTTTACTTATGCTTTTCATTCCATCAGTCTTATTTTCTACACTGCTTTTTTCCGTGTCTGTTTCGTTCTTGTGTCCACATGCACAGAAAGCAACTAACAAAATCAACATTACCATCATAAAAGGGAATTTTCTTCTTTTCATTAAAACCCATCCTCTCTTATATAATTTATTTAATCAAAAAAAACCTCTCAACTGGAATTGTTAAGAGGCCTTATTGCATTGAAGCTGCTTTATCATGCAATCATAACACCCCCTATCGCCCGTAGAGTATAATGGTGTATAAAAACAGGCAGGTCTTCTGGCTCAAGCGTCATCGCTCCTTCTGCCTTCCCATTTTCCCAGTGGCATTCCTGAAGAAGCTCTTCTTTTACAGCGGCGGGACCGCGCGGGACTTTCACCCGACTTCCCTTTTCACCGGCAAATATTATACTTTTCAAATACAGCCGGCACCTGTTTCTATCAATATTAAATTTTTTATGTTCTACCTGTTATATTTACTCATATCCCATTCAATCTCATGCCTCTACCCTATAGCATTGTCTCAATCCCAATGCAAAAAGTGCTATAAAATAAAACACCAACACAAGAACATTCACCAAACTTACATTTCCTCCGGCGGAAATTGCCCTCAAACCCTGGCTGCTGTGCGTCAACGGCAAGATATATATAACATGCTTCACAATAGCAGGCATGCTGTCGGGAGAGAAGAATGTCCCGCATAAAAAAGTCATCGGGGTTAATAAAAAAGTGCCAAAACGATTCATATCAGCATGGGATTGCACCACCAGCGCGGCAAAAAACCCAAGCGCCGAAAATACCAGTGAATTTAAAAACATCATTACAACAAACCAGAAGCTTATACGGATCATATTTCCGAACAACAGTGAAACCAGAAGTATGAGCGCCCCTCCATACATGCCCCGCAGCGCTCCGGCAAGAATTTTACCAAGTGTGATGCCGAAAATACTTACAGGTGCGATGATGTACTCCTGGAAAGACTTGTCATACAGCCTGTGTATGTTCAGCTGTACGGCAATCGCATTGTAACTGCTGTTCATGGTGGTAAGCGCAATAATGCCGGGTATGATAAACGCCATGTAGGACTGTCCCGCAACCTGCACTCCCCTTCCCATGCCCCATCCGAAGGCAATCATATACAATACCGGTCCGATTAGTGCACTCGATGTAATCTGGCCAAACCTTCTTTTAAAAAACACCCATTCCTCCCATAATACAGGCATCATATCCAACATCATCCTCCCACCCCGTGATTGGTAAGCTTCAAAAACAGGTCTTCAAGGTTGCTTCTGCGGACCGTCAGTCCTTCACCTACTTCCCGCGCCTCTTTTAAAGCTTCCTCCTCACTGTTGAAAAATCCGTACTGCGTTTTGCCGTCTTTAAAAACCTCCAGGACAAAGGCGCCAACCCTTTGCTTTAGTTCATCCGGCGAGCCCTGTGCAATTATTTTTCCGCAATCCATAAGCGCAACAGTGTTGCACAGTATCTCCGCTTCCTCGATATAATGGGTGGTCATCAATACTGTGAATCCCCCGTGGTTCAGGTTTTTCAGCAAATCCCATATGCTTCTCCTGCCGGAGGGGTCCAGTCCCACCGTAGGCTCATCCATGAACAATATGGAAGGTTCATGCATTAAAGCACGGATAATCATCAGTCTTCTTTTCATCCCGCCGGACATATTGTTTACAAGCTTTTTCCGATGCTCGGTAAGGCCTGAGAATTCAAGCAGCTCATCAATTTTTTGCTTACGCTTCCTCTTATCAATCTTATGCAGCATTCCATGCAGCTCGAGATTCTCTTCAGCAGTCATCTCACCTTGGAGGCTGAAATGCTGGGAAACCATGCCCATGGTTTTCTTGATTTCCCGGCGGTCGCGGTTCATGTCAAGCCCATTGATTATAATTCTTCCTTCGTCCGGCTTTAATAGCGTGGTCAGCATGCGGAAGGTGGTGGTTTTTCCTGCACCATTAGGACCAAGGAGTCCGAAGAAATCACCTCTTGCAATGGACAGACCGACTCCATCCACTGCTTTAGTACTGCCGAATTTTTTCACCACACCCTTAAGCTCAATCACATTGTCCAATTTCACTCCACCTTTCAAGCTACTATTCCGGCTGCATCGCCCTCACAGCCTTCAGGGCCTTTTGCACAAAAATATGCCGGAATGCCTCTTTTTCGCCAAGTCCGTGCATATGGATCTCCACCTCGAACCCCTCATTCTCAAGGATGGTTTCCCATGAATCCTTTCCGCCGGCCATGTCATTTCTCGCATGGTCTCCAGCTACCAGCATGAATGGCATAAGCACGATTCTTTTCATGCCGTTTTCTTTAACCTTACGCGTTATACCAGTCAGTGAGGGATACCCTTCCACATTGGCAATATAAGCGTTCAAGCCTGCTTCATCCATGAAACTCTGAAGGCAGTAATAACAGGCATTGCTGAAATGACTTGTCCCATGTCCCATAAATATGGTCACTTTTTCCTCACTATTCTCAGGAAGCTGCGTTTTCAAAGCCTCCACTACCTGGATATAGTCTTCATTATTATAAAGAAGCGGTTCTCCCAGTGATATACTTTTAAAAGCTTTGCTCTTTTCAAATTCGATGACAGCATCCTTTACTTCGTGGTACTCATGCCCGGGAAGTATGTGCAAAGGCTGTACAACTACATGGGTAAATCCCTCATTCTTTAATCTTTCAAGGGCTTCAACCGGATTATTTATAAAGATTCCATCTCTTTTTACCAGCTTTCGGATAATGAACTCCGAAGTAAATGCCCTACGAGGCTCATAGTCCGGCAAAGCTTCATAAATCAGTTTTTCAGTACCTTCTATGCAGCTTTTCAATACATCGGGATAACTGGTCCCGAAGCTTACGACAAGAACAGCATTTTTTCCCATTTAACATCATCCTTATATTCAATCATTTCTTTTTATATGCGGCCAGCCCTGAAGCACATTCATGGCTACCGCTCACAGGTATGAAATATGGGCAGTGATTATCAGGGTCACTAAATACTTTTACCTTTACATTAAAAACCTCTTCCAGAACCTTCTCGGTTACAATCTCCTCCGGCCTGCCCGTTTTATAAACACGGCCGTCCTTCAGTGCAATAATGCTCCTGGAATACCTTGCTGCCTGGTTGATATCATGGAGTACCATGACGATCGTAATACCCAACTGAGCATTCAAACTCTTAATAAGCTCCAGTACCTCGAACTGACAGCCTATATCAAGGAATGTGGTTGGTTCGTCCAATAGGAGGACTTCGGGTTGCTGGGCAAGTGCAAGAGCAAGCCAGGCCCTTTGCCGTTCCCCCCCTGAAAGCGTGGATACCAGACGGTGCTGCAGGCAGTCGATGTGGGTTGCCGAAATAGCCCAATCGATAATTTCAAAATCCTTTGGTTTAAACCGGCCCGTCAATCCAAGATATGGCTGCCTGCCATAACTTACGAGGTCCCTGACTGTAAAATCTTCCGGGATCCTTGGAGACTGTGGGAGCATTGCCAATTTCCTCGCAACTGCCCTCGTATCCTGCTTAAAAATACATTTACCATCAAGATATACTACTCCCTTCAATGGACGCAGGTTCCTAGATAAAGTTTTCAAGAGAGTAGACTTTCCCGAGCCATTAATACCAATAATGGTTACCATATCGCCTTTTTTTATTTCCAGTCCTAGTCCCTCTATAATCAGATTATTTCCATATCCTATAAAAAGTGTTTCAGCTTTTAGCATTTCTCCTGACACCTCCTCTCAAGAGATACAGGAAAAATGGCGCACCTAAAGCTGCCATAATAATTCCTACAGGTATTTCGAGCGGGTCCATAGCCACACGCGCAATAGTATCGCAGGCCATTAATAACATAGCCCCTGACAAGGCAGTTGCGGGAAAGAGATAGCGGTGGTCCGAGCCGATAATCAGCCGTGTCATGTGAGGAACAATCAAACCGACAAAGCCTAAAAGCCCTACAATACTTACAGCGCTTGCGGCAAGTAGAGATGCCAGAGCAATAAAGCACATCCTTGTCCTTTCCACCTTCAGTCCCAGGCTTGTGGCCACTTCATCACCCAGCATCAGTATATTCAGCTTCTGTGAGAGGATAAGCGCAATGCTAAGTCCCGCAACAGTATATGGCCACAGAATATTGAAATGCTTCCACGTCTTTGCCGCTAATCCTCCCACCATAAACGATACCACTCCATGCACACGGTCCGGGAAAAAAATCATCAACGCATTGATCCCCGCATTTAAGAAGGCGGAAACAGCTATACCTGAAAGTATAAGGCGTAGGGGATTAATCCCGTTCTTCCAAGCAAGAAGGTAAATTAGCAATGTCGTAGCCAGTGCTCCAAAAAATGCAAACGGAGGCACCAGGTGGTAGTAGTTTGGAAGCAGTACCAGGATAATCACTGCGGCAAGCCCTGCTCCGGAGGATACGCCAATAATGCTCGGGGAAGCCAAGGGATTCCCCATAATCCCCTGTAGGATAGCTCCCGAAAGCGAAAGGCAGATTCCAACCAGCCCAGCAACAAGCGTCCTGGGCAAGCGGATATTCCGGATAATTTGACGGTTAATGCTTTCCTCCGGATGGAAAATAGCTTTCACAACTTCTCCTGCAGAAATGCGCAAGGCACCAAAACTTACACTCAAAACCAAAGACAGTATGCAAAGAGCAAACAAAACTATAAGGACTGTTAACCTGTAGACAAGTTTTTCCCTGATCTTCTTTTTTCCTTCCTCTACGTAAAAAAGCTTTTCTTTTGCGTTTTTCATTTATTTCTCATACACTCCCGGATACAATATTTTTGCAAGATTTTCAACTGCCTCGGGATATCTTGCATTAGGCTTGTAAATGTAAAGATCCTTGGGCAGGTAGTGTACATTGTCTTCCTTTACAGCTCTTAAGGCCGCCCAGGCCTGGTTTGATTCTATATCCTCCTTTATCCTGGCTTTTGCTTTTTCTACGTCTCCCATGGTGGTAATCAGGATGATGTCAGGATCTCTTTCTACAATTCTTTCCATGCTGAATTCGACCTTTGTATCCTCCTTGACAGGAGAATCCTTGACAATATTGTCCGCACCCAGCATATTGACCATATCCCCCACCAATCCCGACGGAAGCTCGCACTTAACGGATGTTGAAGAAGCAAATAATATCAGGACTTTGGGTTTCTTCTGCGAAGAAACCTTCTTTATTGTGTTGTTTACTTTATCTTTTATTGCGGCAACTTCTGTTTTAAAAATATCCTCCCTGCCGGTAAGCCTGGTGAAAAGATCCAAGTAGTTTATAAAATCATCATAAACCATATAGTTTACATACAGGTATTTTATTCGGTTTTGTTCAAAAATATCCTTCAGTTCCCTGTGTGCTGCCATTGTAGAGGTCATAATAACCAAGTCGGGTTCAAGTGCTATAATTCTCTCAATATTAGGACTTCCCACATTGCCGACTTGTTCGATTCCTTCTGCCTCCGGCGGTACATTTTCCGTGCCGGAAACCCTTGCTATTGCAGTCCCTCCCGCCATATACCACAAATCTAGAATAGAGTTCATCAATATAACAACCCTCTGCGGCTTTTTGTCCAGGGTTACTTCGTTGTCAAGCGGGTCGACTAAGGTAATTTGAGTTTCAGTTTCATTTTTTATAAACTTCGGCCTATCCTGTGTAATCGGTCCCGGCTTATCAACTTCAACTGGTTTTTGTTCATCAATGTTAGGTTTATCCGACTCTACGGTAGAACCTTCTTTCCCTTTATTGTCTACCTTAACTGCTATACATCCCGATAAAAATACAGACAATAAAAAACTCACTGCTACAATAAATAGTAAGTACCTCGCAAATTTTTTCATGTAAATACGCCTCCTATTTTTACTTATATTTTTTTACTCATATTTGATATATTTAATAAAATACCTTATAGCTAACCCCCTCACTTCAATCTTCTCTTCCTAATTTTCACTGCGGTTCTCACTGCATTTTGTCACTATCATCGAAACGCCATGCTGCACCTTGGAACTTTTTTGCTCAATAATCTGAATTACAACTCTCTTCTACTCCTCCGCCAAGCTTATATCCCCTGGGAGTTATCATTTTTGAATTTTTTACATAGGTTTGTGAATTCCCTACAATGACCGTCGAAAACATATCTATATCATGCTCCAGCATTTTTTCAAGGGTGGTTATGACTGAGGCTTCACCCTGTCTTCCTGCATTCCATACAATTCCTACCGGGGTAGAGGCCGGCCTGTACTTCAGCAGTTCATCCCTGGCAATGGCGATATACTCCGTTCTACTTTTGCTTCTTGGATTATAAAAGCAAAGGACAAAATCTGAAGCTGCAGCGCTTTGAATCCGCCTGTAAATAAGCTCCCACGGTGTCAGGTAGTCACTTAAGCTAATAACCGCAAAATCATGCATGAGCGGCGCACCCAAAACAGCAGCAGCTGCACTTGCCGCCGTAATACCGGGTATGACCTCTACCGGGATGGAACTGTTCTCCCGGTTGGCAATTTCCAGCATCAATCCGGCCATCCCATAAATCCCGCTATCCCCACTGCTTACGAGTGCTATAGTATAATCTTCCAGTGCTTTTTTAAGCGCCAGCTTGCACCTCTCTACCTCTCCGCCCATTCCGGTGCTTATCAGCTGCTTTTGTGGAAAGTATTTTTTAATCAAGTCGATATATGTATAATAGCCGATGATATAGTCACACTTTATTAAGGCATCTATGGCCCGGGGCGTCATTTCAGCCATCCCGCCCGGCCCCATTCCCACAACATAAATCTTTTTCATATGGTATAACTCCTCTCTTCCTCCGCCAAAGCAAGTGTAATTCCGTCATAGACTGTTTTGGAACATACAAGCCTTGCATTTTCACCTGCCAGTACAGCACAGGATTCCGCTATATTTCCGACACCAGTCACTTTTCTTACAAATTCGGATGTCTTGAATTTCTCCTCTATCGGCTTTATTCTTTCTGCCGGGTAAGTTACGAATTCAATGCCTCTATCCTTACAGAAATCGATAATTCCTGTCTCCCGAGCCTTCAGGCCAATAGAGGCAACTCTTCGTACCGACAAAATGCTTTTTCCATTCCTTTGCAAAAAATTCACTACAGCTGACTCTATCTCTTCCCTGGTTTTTCCTTTCTTACAACCTATGCCAAGAATCAAGTTCTTTGGACGAAGTATAAGCACCTTTTCAGCGACAACCGGCATATCCGTCCTGTTTGACAGAGCAACAGCCATCTTGCAGAACTGTCCTGCCTCATATTTCACAATATTGGGAGGAAGAATACCTCTCAAATTGCAATCGGTGTATAAGCTAACGCTTCCTCCGTCCACCAATTCCGAGCTGATATACTTCAAACAACTTATGTTTTCTATGGTGCAGCCATTCTCCCTGGCAAATACATCAAAAGCAATAACATTATTAATATCCGTTGCCGTAGTAATAACCGGAATCCCTCCGGTAACTGCGGAAACTTTTTCTGCCAGCTTATTTGCTCCACCCATATGTCCCGAAAGAAGACTTATGGAAAAACGTCCCATTTCATCCACTACTACTACCGCCGGATCATCCATCTTGCTTTTTAAATAAGGCGATATGCTTCTCACTACAATACCGCAAGCCATAATAAATACAAGCCCTTCATACAATGGAAAAATCTTTTTTACCAGCTTCCCAAAATCCGTTGCAAAAGGGTGTATCAACACCATATCGCCGTTCAGTACGCATTTATTAATAAGCTCATTCTTGATATAAACATCCGTATTAAGAGCATATCCTATTTTCAAAGCTAATTCTGAGCCCTTACGCGTAAGGGCAATTACTGCAGTTTTCATGCAACTTCACTCCTTATTTTAGCTCTCTGATGATTTTATCCGCTTTTTCATCCATATACAGCAGCCTGTTTTCTTCATTAAACAGGACAGTTCCCACAAAAACCTTTCCATGGGTATAGTCAATACACCTCCTTGATGCATTTTCCGTAATTCTTTCATAAACTTTACCTAAACCTTTGGTATCGATCACGAATGCAGCTTCACCAGTGGTTTTACAAGCATAAATTTTACGTATCACTTCGGTTGAGGCCCCTTCAAGCCCCGCATATGCGGCAAGTATCTCCATCCGGGCATCGGCCATCCTGCTGTGGGTGTGGAATATACCTCCAGCTACCTTCACAAGCTTTCCCAGGTGGCCTACCACAAGAATACTCTCAATACGGCAGTCTACAGCTTTATCAAGCATGAAGCCAATGAAATTGCTTATCTTCATAACCCTGTCCTTTTGTATTCCGAGTTCATTGACTGCAAAATCCTCGCCATAATTTCCAAAGGTAAATACACAGGAACTAAAACCCTTGTTCCTCAGCACATTTAACTCTAGTGCCAGGGCTTCTTTCCAGGCCTCTTCCGACATAGGCTCCACAATTCCTTTTGTTCCAATTATTGAGATACCTCCTATAATCCCCAGCTTAGGGTTGTATGTTTTTTTTGCCACTTCTTCTCCTCCGGGTACCCTTAACGTTATGATAGCTCCTTTACCAGGAGGAAGTACTTGCGCTACAGCTTCACGTATCATCTGCATTGGAACAGGGTTAATAGCAGGTTTGCCTACCTCTACCTTTAACCCGGGAAGCGTAACCGTCCCGATGCCCTCTCCGGCTCTTATCTCAACGATTTCGTCCATAGTGAGTTCAGCCTTTGCAAATATTTTAAGCCCGGAAGTCACATCCGGATCATCCCCTCCATCCTTTACCACCGAACATTCGGCAAAACCATCCTCCAGCAGCACATCAGCTAACGGAATCTCCAACCTGATGCCTGCCGGTGTGTCAATGCTGATTTTTTCAAGGATTTTGCCTGTCACAAGCACTGTTACTGCGGCCTTTGCAGCTGCTGCCGCACATGTCCCTGTTGTATAACCTTTCTTAAGTTTCCTGCCTGCAATCATTACATACTCATTCATTGTTATCCTCTTCCTTTAGAGCCATATACATCAGCGAATTAACAATAGCAACAGCTACATTGCTTCCGCCCTTACGCCCTTCAGAGATTATGAATGGAACGTCGCACTGCTTAAAAAGTTGCTTTGATTCCACTACATTCACAAAACCTACCGGTACTCCTATTACAAGCTCAGGTTTTGTGACCCCATCGCGGATCATATCGTACAGTCTGATCAACGCTGTGGGAGCATTTCCTATAACAAATATCTTGTTTTTTGAATTAGTCGAAGCCTTTTCCATGGATACGGCGGCCCTAGTCGTCCCCCGCTGTACAGCCTCTTTTGCAACTTCCTCATCATCCATAAAACATGTAATATGAGCTCCTAGCCTGGTGAGAGCCTTCTTGTTGATACCAGCCTCTGCCATCTTGGTGTCAGTAACAATG is a window from the Bacillota bacterium genome containing:
- a CDS encoding precorrin-8X methylmutase; translation: MTDYNFILKPVEIENKSFEIISQLLEGRSIEPLHEPIIKRVIHTTADLDYVDILKFSENAVEKGLQALKSGCGIVTDTKMAEAGINKKALTRLGAHITCFMDDEEVAKEAVQRGTTRAAVSMEKASTNSKNKIFVIGNAPTALIRLYDMIRDGVTKPELVIGVPVGFVNVVESKQLFKQCDVPFIISEGRKGGSNVAVAIVNSLMYMALKEEDNNE
- a CDS encoding iron ABC transporter permease, with product MKNAKEKLFYVEEGKKKIREKLVYRLTVLIVLFALCILSLVLSVSFGALRISAGEVVKAIFHPEESINRQIIRNIRLPRTLVAGLVGICLSLSGAILQGIMGNPLASPSIIGVSSGAGLAAVIILVLLPNYYHLVPPFAFFGALATTLLIYLLAWKNGINPLRLILSGIAVSAFLNAGINALMIFFPDRVHGVVSFMVGGLAAKTWKHFNILWPYTVAGLSIALILSQKLNILMLGDEVATSLGLKVERTRMCFIALASLLAASAVSIVGLLGFVGLIVPHMTRLIIGSDHRYLFPATALSGAMLLMACDTIARVAMDPLEIPVGIIMAALGAPFFLYLLRGGVRRNAKS
- the cbiD gene encoding cobalamin biosynthesis protein CbiD, translating into MNEYVMIAGRKLKKGYTTGTCAAAAAKAAVTVLVTGKILEKISIDTPAGIRLEIPLADVLLEDGFAECSVVKDGGDDPDVTSGLKIFAKAELTMDEIVEIRAGEGIGTVTLPGLKVEVGKPAINPVPMQMIREAVAQVLPPGKGAIITLRVPGGEEVAKKTYNPKLGIIGGISIIGTKGIVEPMSEEAWKEALALELNVLRNKGFSSCVFTFGNYGEDFAVNELGIQKDRVMKISNFIGFMLDKAVDCRIESILVVGHLGKLVKVAGGIFHTHSRMADARMEILAAYAGLEGASTEVIRKIYACKTTGEAAFVIDTKGLGKVYERITENASRRCIDYTHGKVFVGTVLFNEENRLLYMDEKADKIIRELK
- a CDS encoding ABC transporter substrate-binding protein translates to MKKFARYLLFIVAVSFLLSVFLSGCIAVKVDNKGKEGSTVESDKPNIDEQKPVEVDKPGPITQDRPKFIKNETETQITLVDPLDNEVTLDKKPQRVVILMNSILDLWYMAGGTAIARVSGTENVPPEAEGIEQVGNVGSPNIERIIALEPDLVIMTSTMAAHRELKDIFEQNRIKYLYVNYMVYDDFINYLDLFTRLTGREDIFKTEVAAIKDKVNNTIKKVSSQKKPKVLILFASSTSVKCELPSGLVGDMVNMLGADNIVKDSPVKEDTKVEFSMERIVERDPDIILITTMGDVEKAKARIKEDIESNQAWAALRAVKEDNVHYLPKDLYIYKPNARYPEAVENLAKILYPGVYEK
- a CDS encoding sirohydrochlorin cobaltochelatase: MGKNAVLVVSFGTSYPDVLKSCIEGTEKLIYEALPDYEPRRAFTSEFIIRKLVKRDGIFINNPVEALERLKNEGFTHVVVQPLHILPGHEYHEVKDAVIEFEKSKAFKSISLGEPLLYNNEDYIQVVEALKTQLPENSEEKVTIFMGHGTSHFSNACYYCLQSFMDEAGLNAYIANVEGYPSLTGITRKVKENGMKRIVLMPFMLVAGDHARNDMAGGKDSWETILENEGFEVEIHMHGLGEKEAFRHIFVQKALKAVRAMQPE
- a CDS encoding ABC transporter ATP-binding protein, producing the protein MIELKGVVKKFGSTKAVDGVGLSIARGDFFGLLGPNGAGKTTTFRMLTTLLKPDEGRIIINGLDMNRDRREIKKTMGMVSQHFSLQGEMTAEENLELHGMLHKIDKRKRKQKIDELLEFSGLTEHRKKLVNNMSGGMKRRLMIIRALMHEPSILFMDEPTVGLDPSGRRSIWDLLKNLNHGGFTVLMTTHYIEEAEILCNTVALMDCGKIIAQGSPDELKQRVGAFVLEVFKDGKTQYGFFNSEEEALKEAREVGEGLTVRRSNLEDLFLKLTNHGVGG
- the cbiG gene encoding cobalt-precorrin 5A hydrolase, translated to MKTAVIALTRKGSELALKIGYALNTDVYIKNELINKCVLNGDMVLIHPFATDFGKLVKKIFPLYEGLVFIMACGIVVRSISPYLKSKMDDPAVVVVDEMGRFSISLLSGHMGGANKLAEKVSAVTGGIPVITTATDINNVIAFDVFARENGCTIENISCLKYISSELVDGGSVSLYTDCNLRGILPPNIVKYEAGQFCKMAVALSNRTDMPVVAEKVLILRPKNLILGIGCKKGKTREEIESAVVNFLQRNGKSILSVRRVASIGLKARETGIIDFCKDRGIEFVTYPAERIKPIEEKFKTSEFVRKVTGVGNIAESCAVLAGENARLVCSKTVYDGITLALAEEERSYTI
- a CDS encoding ABC transporter ATP-binding protein; the protein is MLKAETLFIGYGNNLIIEGLGLEIKKGDMVTIIGINGSGKSTLLKTLSRNLRPLKGVVYLDGKCIFKQDTRAVARKLAMLPQSPRIPEDFTVRDLVSYGRQPYLGLTGRFKPKDFEIIDWAISATHIDCLQHRLVSTLSGGERQRAWLALALAQQPEVLLLDEPTTFLDIGCQFEVLELIKSLNAQLGITIVMVLHDINQAARYSRSIIALKDGRVYKTGRPEEIVTEKVLEEVFNVKVKVFSDPDNHCPYFIPVSGSHECASGLAAYKKK
- a CDS encoding ABC transporter permease, whose amino-acid sequence is MDMMPVLWEEWVFFKRRFGQITSSALIGPVLYMIAFGWGMGRGVQVAGQSYMAFIIPGIIALTTMNSSYNAIAVQLNIHRLYDKSFQEYIIAPVSIFGITLGKILAGALRGMYGGALILLVSLLFGNMIRISFWFVVMMFLNSLVFSALGFFAALVVQSHADMNRFGTFLLTPMTFLCGTFFSPDSMPAIVKHVIYILPLTHSSQGLRAISAGGNVSLVNVLVLVFYFIALFALGLRQCYRVEA
- the cobJ gene encoding precorrin-3B C(17)-methyltransferase, which codes for MKKIYVVGMGPGGMAEMTPRAIDALIKCDYIIGYYTYIDLIKKYFPQKQLISTGMGGEVERCKLALKKALEDYTIALVSSGDSGIYGMAGLMLEIANRENSSIPVEVIPGITAASAAAAVLGAPLMHDFAVISLSDYLTPWELIYRRIQSAAASDFVLCFYNPRSKSRTEYIAIARDELLKYRPASTPVGIVWNAGRQGEASVITTLEKMLEHDIDMFSTVIVGNSQTYVKNSKMITPRGYKLGGGVEESCNSDY